One Lampris incognitus isolate fLamInc1 chromosome 18, fLamInc1.hap2, whole genome shotgun sequence genomic region harbors:
- the LOC130128331 gene encoding gap junction beta-3 protein-like, protein MDWKSLEGLLSGVNKYSTNFGPIWLSVVFVFRVMVFVVAAERVWSDEQGNFDCNTRQPGCTNMCYNYFFPISHIRLWALQLIFITCPSFMVVLHVAYREERERKYKAKHGEGARLYGNPGQKHGGLWWTYLLSLFFKTAMEVAFLYLIQFTYQSFSLPRRVQCDVRPCPNVVDCYIARPTEKTIFTYFMVVASVACVILNVCEIFYLIVARLLRRRHPRSVHASPHKKICPEAVCGGH, encoded by the coding sequence ATGGACTGGAAGTCTTTGGAGGGTCTTCTCAGCGGAGTGAATAAATACTCCACCAACTTCGGCCCCATCTGGCTCTCGGTCGTCTTCGTCTTCCGCGTGATGGTGTTCGTGGTGGCCGCTGAGCGGGTGTGGAGCGACGAGCAGGGCAACTTCGACTGCAACACCCGCCAACCGGGCTGCACCAACATGTGCTACAACTACTTTTTCCCCATCTCCCACATTCGTCTCTGGGCTCTTCAGCTCATCTTCATCACCTGCCCTTCCTTCATGGTGGTGCTGCACGTGGCCTACCGGGAGGAGCGGGAGCGCAAATACAAGGCCAAGCACGGAGAGGGCGCCCGGCTGTACGGCAACCCGGGCCAGAAGCACGGCGGGCTGTGGTGGACCTACCTGCTCAGCCTCTTCTTCAAGACCGCCATGGAGGTGGCTTTTCTCTACCTAATCCAGTTCACCTACCAGAGCTTCTCGTTGCCCAGGCGGGTCCAATGTGACGTCAGACCCTGTCCCAACGTGGTGGACTGCTACATAGCGCGGCCCACCGAGAAGACCATCTTCACCTACTTCATGGTGGTGGCGTCCGTTGCGTGTGTGATCCTCAACGTCTGTGAGATTTTCTACCTGATTGTTGCCCGGCTGCTTAGACGCAGACACCCGCGCAGCGTCCACGCCAGCCCGCACAAGAAGATTTGCCCTGAAGCGGTCTGCGGGGGCCACTAA